In the genome of Tropicibacter oceani, one region contains:
- a CDS encoding transketolase family protein: protein MTDIPFGAHSRRKSKYAARSVPGEKLATSAMIASLDAEGRATIAAPFGQALCELAATRDDIVGLSADLSKYTDMHVFAERYPDRFYQMGMAEQLLFSAAAGLAREGFTPFATTYAVFASRRAYDFICMAIAEENLPVKIACALPGLTTGYGPSHQATEDLAIFRGMPNLTIVDPCDAVETMQATHALAATPGPTYMRLLRGNVPDVLGEYGYQFELGRAKTLRDGNDVLFISSGFMTMRTLDAAKALEADGVDCAVLHVPTIKPLDEATIRLEAAKTGRLIVTAENHSIIGGLGEAVGASLMRAGVQARFRQIALPDEFLDAGALPTLHDQYGLSVPRITTRVKEWLDE, encoded by the coding sequence ATGACCGACATCCCCTTCGGCGCCCATTCCCGCCGCAAATCGAAATACGCAGCCCGCAGCGTGCCCGGTGAAAAACTGGCCACCTCCGCCATGATCGCGTCGCTCGATGCCGAAGGGCGCGCAACCATCGCCGCCCCCTTTGGCCAGGCCCTGTGCGAATTGGCGGCAACGCGCGACGACATCGTCGGCCTGTCGGCGGACCTGTCGAAATACACCGACATGCATGTCTTTGCCGAACGATATCCCGACCGCTTTTACCAGATGGGCATGGCCGAACAGCTGCTGTTCTCGGCCGCCGCAGGCCTCGCCCGAGAAGGCTTTACCCCCTTCGCCACCACCTATGCGGTCTTCGCCTCGCGCCGCGCCTATGACTTCATCTGCATGGCGATTGCCGAGGAAAACCTGCCGGTGAAAATCGCCTGCGCCCTGCCCGGGCTGACCACCGGTTACGGCCCCAGCCACCAGGCCACCGAAGATCTGGCCATATTTCGCGGCATGCCCAACCTGACCATCGTCGATCCCTGCGATGCGGTCGAAACCATGCAAGCAACCCATGCGCTGGCCGCCACCCCCGGCCCCACTTACATGCGCCTTCTGCGCGGCAATGTCCCGGATGTGCTGGGCGAATACGGCTATCAGTTCGAACTGGGCCGCGCCAAGACCCTTCGGGACGGCAATGACGTGCTGTTCATCTCCTCCGGCTTCATGACCATGCGCACGCTTGACGCCGCCAAGGCGCTGGAGGCCGATGGCGTCGATTGCGCCGTGCTGCATGTGCCCACCATCAAACCGCTGGACGAGGCGACAATCCGCCTTGAGGCCGCCAAGACCGGCCGCCTGATCGTCACCGCCGAAAACCACAGCATCATCGGTGGCCTTGGCGAAGCCGTCGGTGCCTCACTGATGCGCGCCGGGGTGCAGGCCCGGTTCCGCCAGATCGCCCTGCCGGACGAATTCCTCGATGCGGGGGCGCTGCCCACGTTGCATGATCAATACGGGTTGTCGGTGCCACGCATCACGACCCGGGTAAAGGAGTGGCTTGATGAATGA
- the ltnD gene encoding L-threonate dehydrogenase, protein MNDTCLIGLGAMGMGMARNILKAGIALRGFDLSEAARARLTAAGGTAFDSAAEAATGCDLLLVMVVNAAQARAALFDSGVVQALTPGATVMLCSTVAPDEARALAADLGAAGHIMLDAPVSGGQVGAEAGTLTLMTSGADAAYARADAVLEAIAGKVHRLGDAPGLGATYKVVHQLAAGVHLVAAAEVIALGARAGCDPEKLFEIVSTSAGRSWMFEDRVPRMLAGDTAPTSTVDIFVKDLGLVLQTGRDCATPLPLSAAAHQMMIAASGMGFGGLDDSCVIRAYEALTGYGTKSPKGE, encoded by the coding sequence ATGAATGACACCTGTCTGATTGGCCTTGGCGCCATGGGAATGGGCATGGCCCGCAACATCCTCAAGGCCGGGATCGCCCTGCGCGGCTTCGATCTGTCCGAGGCGGCCCGCGCGCGGTTGACCGCAGCGGGCGGCACCGCTTTCGACAGCGCCGCCGAGGCCGCCACGGGTTGTGATCTGCTGCTGGTGATGGTGGTCAACGCCGCGCAGGCCCGCGCCGCGCTGTTCGACAGCGGCGTGGTTCAGGCGCTGACCCCGGGCGCCACCGTGATGCTGTGCTCCACCGTCGCCCCGGACGAGGCCCGCGCCTTGGCCGCCGATCTCGGGGCGGCAGGCCACATCATGCTGGATGCACCCGTATCGGGTGGTCAGGTCGGGGCCGAAGCGGGCACTCTGACGCTGATGACCTCGGGCGCCGATGCGGCCTATGCCCGCGCCGATGCAGTGCTGGAGGCCATCGCGGGCAAGGTGCACCGGCTGGGCGACGCGCCGGGGTTGGGGGCCACCTACAAGGTGGTGCACCAGCTGGCCGCAGGCGTGCATCTGGTGGCCGCCGCCGAGGTCATAGCGCTGGGCGCGCGCGCGGGCTGTGATCCCGAAAAGCTGTTCGAGATCGTCAGCACCAGCGCCGGGCGCAGCTGGATGTTCGAGGACCGCGTGCCGCGCATGTTGGCCGGGGACACTGCGCCCACCTCGACCGTCGACATTTTCGTCAAGGACCTTGGCCTTGTGCTGCAAACCGGGCGCGATTGCGCCACGCCCCTGCCGCTGTCCGCCGCCGCGCATCAGATGATGATTGCGGCCAGTGGCATGGGCTTTGGCGGGTTGGACGATTCCTGCGTGATCCGCGCCTACGAGGCGCTGACCGGCTATGGCACGAAATCCCCCAAAGGAGAGTAA
- a CDS encoding mandelate racemase/muconate lactonizing enzyme family protein: MPTITQLDTDHYLIPLPRALEDSMHGVMTGFEVITTRVTDSDGATGVGYTYTCGENGGAIADILGREMPPRVTGRDPDMIEALWQDLWWAFHYGGRGGPTVLALSAFDMALWDLKAKRAGLPLYRLLGGFDAAVPVYAGGIDIDLSPQQLVDQTHENFAKGHRAIKMKVGRERLSEDVAKMAALRDAFGPDMPLMADANMKFTVDGAIRAARAFRNFDLTWFEEPIPPDHPQGHARIATEGGIPIASGENLRSLWDFRTVIEGGVTFPEPDVTNCGGITPFMKIAHLAEAFHLPVTSHGAHDVTVHLLAACPNRSFMEAHGFGLEDYIETPLNIREGKAIAPETPGHGIVFDRDKLQRLRR, translated from the coding sequence ATGCCGACAATCACCCAGCTAGACACCGATCACTACCTGATCCCCCTGCCCCGCGCGCTCGAGGATTCGATGCATGGCGTGATGACCGGGTTCGAGGTGATCACCACCCGCGTCACCGACAGCGATGGCGCGACGGGCGTCGGCTATACCTATACCTGCGGCGAAAATGGCGGGGCCATCGCCGATATCCTGGGCCGCGAAATGCCGCCTCGGGTAACCGGCCGCGACCCCGACATGATCGAAGCCCTGTGGCAAGACCTGTGGTGGGCCTTTCACTATGGCGGGCGCGGCGGACCGACGGTGCTGGCGCTGTCGGCCTTTGACATGGCGCTGTGGGATCTCAAGGCAAAGCGCGCAGGCCTGCCGCTGTACCGCCTGCTGGGCGGTTTCGATGCGGCGGTGCCGGTCTATGCCGGCGGCATCGACATCGACCTGTCGCCGCAGCAACTGGTCGATCAAACCCACGAAAACTTTGCCAAAGGGCACCGCGCGATCAAGATGAAGGTCGGGCGCGAACGGCTGTCCGAGGACGTGGCCAAGATGGCCGCCCTGCGCGATGCCTTTGGCCCCGACATGCCGCTGATGGCCGATGCCAACATGAAATTCACGGTCGATGGCGCCATCCGCGCCGCCCGCGCCTTTCGCAACTTTGACCTGACATGGTTCGAAGAACCGATCCCCCCCGACCATCCGCAGGGCCATGCCCGCATCGCGACCGAGGGCGGCATTCCCATCGCCTCGGGGGAAAACCTGCGCTCGCTTTGGGATTTCCGCACCGTGATCGAAGGCGGCGTGACCTTTCCCGAACCCGATGTGACCAATTGCGGCGGCATCACCCCTTTCATGAAGATCGCCCATCTGGCCGAGGCCTTTCACCTGCCCGTCACCAGCCACGGCGCGCACGACGTCACCGTGCACCTGCTGGCCGCCTGCCCCAACCGCAGCTTCATGGAGGCGCATGGCTTTGGACTTGAGGACTATATCGAAACGCCGCTGAACATCCGCGAAGGCAAGGCCATTGCCCCGGAAACACCGGGCCATGGCATCGTCTTTGACCGGGACAAACTGCAAAGGCTGCGCAGATGA
- a CDS encoding TRAP transporter small permease subunit, with translation MAMIGFAGLTALLYVWLVINQFISSDPIGMHEMIRPSGRPLVWLMLISISATLLFTSLYLSDTKGAIEQEPEGFFDILSLVTSRMAMIATALIVLVMFYEVVSRYVFSRPTLWANELSLWIAAFLFLFAGQYAMQQRSHIRIYVIYDMMPRWMQKTSDCISVGLICVFTFALVWGGYNDALRRMLRMETFGTAWDPPIPGTIKPAILFIIVLVTIQAVSNLIADWNKAPEHHSADDIDEIEIENIRKTLEEPK, from the coding sequence ATGGCGATGATCGGGTTCGCCGGGCTGACGGCGCTTTTGTACGTCTGGCTGGTGATCAACCAGTTCATCAGCAGCGATCCGATCGGCATGCACGAGATGATCCGGCCTTCGGGGCGGCCGCTGGTGTGGCTGATGCTGATTTCGATTTCGGCGACGCTGTTGTTCACGTCGCTGTATCTGTCCGACACCAAGGGCGCGATCGAACAAGAGCCCGAAGGGTTCTTTGACATCCTGTCACTGGTCACATCCCGCATGGCGATGATCGCAACGGCGCTGATCGTACTGGTGATGTTCTACGAAGTGGTGTCGCGCTATGTCTTTTCCCGCCCGACGCTGTGGGCGAACGAATTGTCGCTGTGGATCGCGGCCTTTCTGTTCCTGTTTGCCGGGCAATACGCCATGCAGCAGCGCAGCCATATCCGCATCTACGTGATCTACGACATGATGCCGCGCTGGATGCAGAAGACCTCGGATTGCATTTCCGTCGGCCTGATCTGCGTCTTTACCTTTGCGCTGGTCTGGGGCGGCTACAACGACGCGCTGCGCCGGATGCTGCGGATGGAAACCTTTGGCACCGCCTGGGACCCACCCATTCCCGGCACGATCAAACCCGCCATCCTGTTCATCATCGTGCTGGTCACGATCCAGGCTGTTTCGAACCTGATCGCCGACTGGAACAAGGCACCCGAACATCATTCGGCCGACGATATCGACGAGATCGAGATCGAGAACATCCGCAAGACCCTTGAGGAGCCCAAGTAA
- a CDS encoding fumarylacetoacetate hydrolase family protein, whose product MKLLRFGPKGQEKPGILDSDGKVRDLSGKVADFAGAGVSLEALEAIRAIDIASLPVVENPGRIGSCLASVPNFFCVGLNYALHAKESGMDAPTEPVLFSKASSALSGPFDPVVIPRKSVKADWEVELGVVIGKTALYVSEDDALDHVAGYCTINDVSEREFQIEKLGQWIKGKSAPTFGPTGPYLVTADEVGDPQNLRVTLDLNGETVQDSNTSDMIFSVRQIVSYMSQFMQLQPGDIIATGTPSGVGMGMKPQRFLKPGDVMEIEVHGLGRQRQETVAAD is encoded by the coding sequence ATGAAACTTCTGCGTTTTGGCCCCAAGGGACAGGAAAAACCGGGCATTCTGGACAGCGACGGCAAGGTGCGCGACCTGTCGGGCAAGGTCGCGGATTTCGCCGGGGCCGGCGTGTCGCTGGAGGCGCTGGAGGCGATCCGCGCCATCGACATCGCCAGCCTGCCGGTGGTCGAAAACCCGGGCCGCATCGGGTCTTGCCTGGCCTCTGTGCCGAACTTCTTTTGCGTCGGCCTGAACTATGCGCTGCACGCCAAGGAAAGCGGCATGGACGCGCCGACCGAACCGGTGCTGTTCTCCAAAGCGTCATCGGCGCTGTCGGGTCCGTTTGATCCGGTGGTCATCCCCCGCAAGTCGGTCAAGGCCGACTGGGAGGTCGAGCTGGGCGTGGTGATCGGCAAGACGGCGCTGTATGTGTCGGAAGACGACGCGCTGGATCACGTGGCGGGCTATTGCACCATCAACGACGTGTCCGAACGCGAATTCCAGATCGAAAAGCTGGGCCAGTGGATCAAGGGCAAATCGGCCCCGACCTTTGGCCCCACCGGCCCCTATCTGGTGACGGCTGACGAAGTGGGCGATCCGCAGAACCTGCGTGTGACGCTGGATCTGAACGGCGAGACGGTACAGGATTCCAACACCTCGGACATGATCTTTTCGGTGCGCCAGATCGTCAGCTACATGAGCCAGTTCATGCAGTTGCAGCCCGGCGACATCATCGCCACCGGCACCCCGTCGGGGGTTGGCATGGGCATGAAACCGCAGCGTTTCCTGAAACCCGGCGACGTGATGGAGATCGAGGTTCATGGCCTGGGTCGCCAGCGCCAGGAAACGGTCGCGGCGGACTAG
- a CDS encoding SDR family NAD(P)-dependent oxidoreductase translates to MMLLKYKTAIITGGASPRGLGKATASLFAEHGARVAILDLDAGQAAAAAADLPGAGHIGLACDVTDKAACQSAADAVIAAFGQVDIVVNNAGITQPLKLMQIEPQNYDAVLDVNLRGTLYMSQAVIPHMRARKTGAFVNISSVSAQRGGGIFGGPHYSAAKAGILGLTKAMARELAPDGIRSNAVCPGFIATDITGGMLTDDMMAQILEGIPMGRAGQASDVAGCCLFLASDLAAYVTGSEVDVNGGSLIH, encoded by the coding sequence CTGATGCTTCTCAAGTACAAAACCGCCATCATCACCGGCGGCGCCAGCCCGCGCGGCTTGGGCAAGGCCACGGCAAGCCTGTTTGCCGAACACGGCGCGCGGGTGGCGATCCTGGACCTGGACGCCGGTCAGGCCGCCGCCGCGGCCGCCGATCTGCCGGGGGCCGGGCACATCGGGCTTGCCTGCGATGTCACCGACAAAGCGGCCTGCCAATCAGCGGCGGATGCGGTGATCGCGGCCTTTGGGCAGGTCGATATCGTGGTGAACAACGCCGGGATCACCCAGCCGCTGAAACTGATGCAGATCGAGCCGCAGAACTATGACGCGGTGCTTGACGTGAACCTGCGCGGCACACTGTACATGTCGCAGGCCGTCATCCCGCATATGCGCGCGCGCAAAACCGGGGCCTTCGTCAACATCAGCTCGGTCTCGGCGCAGCGCGGCGGCGGCATCTTTGGCGGGCCGCATTATTCGGCGGCCAAGGCGGGCATCCTGGGCCTGACCAAGGCCATGGCCCGCGAACTGGCCCCCGACGGCATCCGGTCCAACGCGGTTTGCCCCGGCTTCATCGCCACCGACATCACCGGAGGCATGCTGACCGACGACATGATGGCGCAGATCCTTGAAGGCATCCCCATGGGCCGCGCTGGTCAGGCCTCGGACGTGGCGGGCTGCTGTCTGTTCCTGGCGTCGGACCTTGCCGCCTATGTGACCGGCTCCGAGGTTGACGTGAACGGCGGATCGCTGATCCACTGA
- a CDS encoding LysR substrate-binding domain-containing protein produces the protein MARPPSLNAYLHFECVARRGSLSRAADELSVSPSAVSQQIRQLEEQMGVKLFRRQGRALRLTLEGEQLFQASSAAIRMLRDAQAHLGQSRESRRLNLRVTPSFGVRWLGPRLSGFVARHPDWDLRVDAAPDPTDFDREIMDLDIRYGAGGWQGHPERAVLDDLVLPLCSPAYLADLPKDPAARLDAARLIDSARALCQWDLWLWRMGIKTTANRKTILMDRSSMALQLALDGAGVCLESLALAAPEVEAGQLVPVMPHLPVIRFPAYWALCPERNLSRRAVRLFLGWLEAEAAGHEKMLARILSAHELQCETVSASDWLVAGADT, from the coding sequence ATGGCCCGTCCTCCCAGCCTGAACGCCTATCTGCATTTCGAATGCGTGGCGCGGCGCGGCTCGCTCAGCCGCGCGGCGGATGAACTGTCGGTCAGCCCTTCGGCCGTCAGCCAGCAGATCCGCCAGCTCGAAGAGCAGATGGGCGTCAAGCTGTTCCGCCGGCAGGGCCGTGCCCTGCGCCTGACGCTTGAAGGCGAACAGCTGTTTCAGGCCAGTTCCGCCGCCATCCGCATGTTGCGCGACGCGCAGGCCCATCTGGGGCAAAGCCGCGAGTCGCGGCGCTTGAACCTGCGGGTGACGCCCAGTTTCGGGGTGCGCTGGCTGGGGCCGCGCCTGTCGGGTTTTGTCGCCCGTCACCCCGATTGGGATCTGCGCGTCGACGCCGCCCCCGATCCCACCGATTTCGACCGCGAGATCATGGACCTGGACATCCGCTATGGCGCAGGGGGCTGGCAGGGCCATCCGGAACGCGCGGTTCTGGACGATCTGGTTCTGCCGCTGTGCAGCCCCGCGTATCTGGCTGACCTGCCCAAGGACCCCGCTGCCCGACTGGACGCCGCCCGCCTGATCGACAGCGCCCGCGCCCTGTGCCAGTGGGACCTGTGGCTGTGGCGCATGGGGATCAAGACCACGGCCAACCGCAAGACGATCCTGATGGACCGGTCGTCCATGGCGCTGCAACTGGCGCTGGACGGGGCCGGGGTCTGCCTGGAATCGCTGGCCCTTGCCGCCCCCGAGGTCGAGGCAGGCCAGCTGGTGCCGGTGATGCCGCATCTGCCGGTGATCCGCTTTCCGGCCTATTGGGCGCTGTGCCCCGAACGCAACCTGTCCCGCCGCGCCGTGCGGCTGTTCCTTGGCTGGCTCGAGGCCGAGGCGGCGGGTCACGAAAAGATGCTGGCGCGTATCCTGTCCGCGCATGAATTGCAGTGCGAAACGGTCAGCGCCAGCGATTGGCTGGTGGCCGGCGCGGACACCTGA
- a CDS encoding GntR family transcriptional regulator, with amino-acid sequence MPEGTLPEQIANQLRRDILRGKLAPGAQVKERDNAAEMGVSRTPMREAIRILAQEGLVLLRPARSPVVAELSLREVADNIEVLTALEMLSGELAVVRASDDQIEEIRELQDRMARLYDDIDMIDVFELDMEFHKAIVRAANNPVLSETHGAILARLWRARYLSASRKRSRDRVLAQHNGIVAGLCARDVEAVKRHLHSHLEHLLINVQDYFEHGQTELPPETPSKPAA; translated from the coding sequence ATGCCGGAAGGAACGCTGCCGGAACAGATCGCGAATCAACTGCGCCGGGACATCCTGCGCGGGAAACTCGCGCCCGGTGCACAAGTCAAGGAACGCGACAACGCCGCGGAGATGGGGGTCAGCCGGACCCCGATGCGCGAGGCGATTCGCATCCTTGCCCAAGAGGGGCTGGTGCTGCTGCGCCCGGCGCGCAGCCCTGTGGTGGCCGAACTGTCGCTGCGCGAGGTGGCCGACAACATCGAAGTGCTGACCGCGCTGGAAATGCTGTCCGGTGAACTGGCCGTGGTGCGCGCCAGCGATGACCAGATCGAGGAAATCCGCGAACTGCAGGACCGCATGGCGCGGCTGTATGACGACATCGACATGATCGACGTGTTCGAACTGGACATGGAATTCCACAAGGCGATCGTGCGCGCCGCGAACAACCCGGTTCTGTCTGAAACCCATGGTGCGATCCTGGCGCGGCTGTGGCGGGCCCGCTATCTGTCGGCCAGCCGCAAACGGTCGCGCGATCGGGTTCTGGCGCAGCACAACGGCATCGTGGCCGGGCTGTGCGCCCGCGACGTGGAGGCGGTCAAACGCCACCTGCACAGCCATCTGGAACACCTGCTGATCAACGTGCAGGATTACTTTGAACACGGGCAAACGGAACTGCCCCCCGAAACCCCAAGCAAACCGGCCGCCTGA
- a CDS encoding TRAP transporter substrate-binding protein, producing the protein MKIKTLLKSAAVAAVAVTGSAAFAQDVTLRIQTHYATEHPTGQRLATFIDDVQTMSDGEIAIEMFYSSSVVATTETFDAAINGILDCDATGGAYQTGKNPAFQFVGDIMGGYDTPWQQYSWLYHGDGYAAAQELYNAQNMQLVGWAIYGQESFASSKPIAGPEDLKGWKFRSPPGMETEIFEKLGASPIVMDFTEIFTALETGIIDGADASGLANNVGLGLYDIVKHANYPGFHSMPSDHLACNLDVWNGLSDKHKRIIDTAWQKLAFQIALYNEKANAEAAAKLQAEGVTLYDWSAEDRAAFRKAAQVAWEDWGTRSPEAGALLASHKAYLTQLGLLSE; encoded by the coding sequence ATGAAGATCAAAACCCTTTTGAAATCCGCTGCCGTTGCGGCAGTTGCCGTCACTGGTTCGGCTGCCTTTGCACAGGACGTGACCCTGCGCATCCAGACGCACTATGCGACCGAGCACCCGACCGGTCAGCGCCTTGCGACCTTCATTGACGATGTCCAGACCATGTCGGACGGCGAAATCGCCATCGAGATGTTCTACTCGTCCTCCGTCGTCGCCACGACCGAAACCTTTGACGCCGCGATCAACGGCATCCTGGACTGCGACGCCACCGGCGGCGCCTATCAGACCGGCAAGAACCCCGCGTTCCAGTTCGTCGGCGACATCATGGGCGGCTATGACACCCCCTGGCAGCAGTATTCGTGGCTGTACCACGGCGACGGCTATGCCGCCGCGCAGGAACTGTACAACGCCCAGAACATGCAGCTGGTCGGCTGGGCCATCTACGGTCAGGAATCCTTTGCCTCGTCCAAGCCGATCGCCGGCCCCGAGGACCTGAAGGGCTGGAAATTCCGTTCGCCCCCGGGCATGGAAACCGAGATCTTCGAAAAGCTGGGCGCATCGCCCATCGTGATGGACTTTACCGAGATCTTTACCGCGCTTGAAACCGGCATCATCGACGGCGCCGACGCATCCGGCCTGGCCAACAACGTCGGCCTGGGTCTGTATGACATCGTCAAGCACGCCAACTATCCCGGCTTCCATTCGATGCCGTCGGACCACCTGGCCTGTAACCTGGACGTGTGGAACGGCCTGAGCGACAAGCACAAGCGCATCATCGACACCGCCTGGCAGAAGCTGGCGTTCCAGATCGCCCTGTACAACGAAAAGGCCAACGCCGAAGCCGCAGCCAAGCTGCAGGCCGAAGGCGTGACCCTGTACGACTGGTCCGCCGAAGACCGCGCCGCCTTCCGCAAGGCCGCTCAGGTTGCATGGGAAGACTGGGGCACCCGTTCCCCCGAAGCCGGTGCGCTGCTTGCCAGCCACAAGGCTTACCTGACCCAGCTGGGTCTGCTGAGCGAGTAA
- a CDS encoding TRAP transporter large permease, giving the protein MVDIGTLSLILLLGMFALLAIGMPLGFASAFLAVVTLVLKFDVDILFRSFGQGPLSVLGQAVYRQMTNYVLISVPLFIFMAALLERSGIARDMYTSLNQWLSRVRGGIAFVTSIMAVIMAAMSGIIGGEVVLLGLIALPQMLRLKYDQNLAIGTICASGSLGTMIPPSIVLIFYGLVTETSIKALFTASFLPGFMLATFFIIYIYIRTRISPELAPLPPEDPNDPKGREKGLMFLGFVSRFGMWIVGVLIFRNLFFTVLGENTVTEGVDPIFLGMVSDLPWLIGMFALFAATMFLVVGRERTAKGWEMGKGLIAPTVVIGVVLGSIYGGITGITEAAGMGVVAVFVIGAMRREMTFDIVWDSLMRTLKSTGTIIWVTIGAAALAAAYTLAGGPTYVANMIVGAEMPTMGVIFVMMFIFLIMGMFMDWVGIVLLIMPVFLPIVVKLPAEEIGYLGHIDARYIPIWYGVVFCMNMQVSFLSPPFGPAAFYLKSVAPAHISLTDIFRGFLPFIVIQLLALSVLLIWPPIVTIFL; this is encoded by the coding sequence ATGGTCGATATCGGCACACTCTCCCTTATCCTCCTGCTGGGCATGTTCGCCCTGCTGGCCATCGGGATGCCGCTGGGCTTTGCCTCGGCCTTCCTTGCGGTGGTCACGCTGGTGCTCAAGTTCGACGTGGATATCCTGTTCCGCTCGTTCGGGCAGGGCCCGCTGTCGGTCCTGGGCCAGGCGGTGTACCGCCAGATGACGAACTATGTCCTGATCTCGGTGCCCCTGTTCATCTTCATGGCGGCGCTGCTGGAACGATCCGGCATCGCCCGGGACATGTACACATCGCTGAACCAGTGGCTTAGCCGCGTACGCGGCGGCATCGCCTTTGTCACCTCGATCATGGCCGTCATCATGGCCGCCATGTCGGGCATCATCGGCGGCGAGGTCGTCCTGCTGGGCCTGATCGCCCTGCCCCAGATGCTGCGCCTGAAGTATGACCAGAACCTGGCCATCGGCACGATCTGCGCCTCGGGCTCGCTTGGTACCATGATCCCGCCCTCGATCGTCCTGATCTTTTACGGGCTGGTGACCGAAACCTCGATCAAGGCGCTGTTCACCGCGTCCTTCCTGCCCGGTTTCATGCTGGCCACCTTCTTCATCATCTACATCTACATCCGCACCCGCATCAGCCCCGAACTGGCGCCGCTGCCGCCCGAGGATCCCAATGATCCCAAGGGCCGCGAAAAGGGCCTGATGTTCCTGGGCTTCGTGTCGCGGTTCGGCATGTGGATCGTCGGCGTGCTGATCTTCCGCAACCTGTTCTTCACCGTGCTGGGCGAAAACACCGTGACCGAGGGCGTCGATCCGATTTTCCTTGGCATGGTGTCCGACCTGCCCTGGCTGATCGGCATGTTCGCCCTGTTCGCCGCGACGATGTTCCTGGTGGTCGGGCGCGAGCGCACCGCCAAGGGCTGGGAAATGGGCAAGGGCCTGATCGCCCCGACCGTGGTGATCGGCGTCGTGCTTGGGTCGATCTACGGTGGCATCACCGGGATCACCGAAGCCGCCGGCATGGGGGTTGTCGCGGTCTTCGTCATCGGTGCCATGCGCCGCGAGATGACCTTTGACATCGTCTGGGACAGCCTGATGCGCACGCTCAAGTCGACGGGCACCATCATCTGGGTGACCATCGGCGCCGCCGCACTTGCTGCGGCCTATACGCTGGCGGGCGGTCCGACCTATGTGGCCAACATGATCGTTGGCGCGGAAATGCCGACCATGGGCGTGATCTTTGTCATGATGTTCATCTTCCTGATCATGGGGATGTTCATGGACTGGGTCGGCATCGTGCTGCTGATCATGCCGGTGTTCCTGCCGATCGTGGTCAAGCTGCCGGCCGAAGAGATCGGCTATCTTGGCCACATCGACGCGCGCTATATCCCGATCTGGTACGGTGTGGTGTTCTGCATGAACATGCAGGTCAGTTTCCTGTCGCCGCCCTTTGGTCCTGCGGCCTTCTATCTGAAGTCCGTTGCCCCGGCGCATATCTCGCTGACCGACATCTTCCGCGGCTTCCTGCCTTTCATCGTGATCCAGCTGCTGGCCCTGTCGGTGCTGCTGATCTGGCCGCCGATCGTGACGATCTTCCTCTGA
- a CDS encoding transketolase, producing the protein MSKPIPQRGSNVSLPRRAWAIRRHALRMGEVQGQGYIGQALGVADVLAVACFHATHYRPEDPGWEGRDRFYLSIGHYAIALYAAMIEAGILPEDEIETYGMDDSRMPMSGMASYTPGMEITGGSLGQGLGIAVGAAMGLKRKGNPAFVYNLMSDGELGEGSTWEAAMSAAQHKLNNLICLVDFNNQQADGPSRAALATTPEAPKWQAFGWHAQEVDGNDLPALVRAFDNARNHPGDAPRVIICNTQMCKGVPFLEARDKTHFIRVDADEWAKALAHLDSVIPA; encoded by the coding sequence ATGTCAAAGCCAATTCCACAGCGCGGATCGAACGTCAGCCTGCCGCGCCGCGCCTGGGCCATCCGCCGCCACGCCCTACGCATGGGCGAGGTACAGGGCCAGGGCTATATCGGTCAGGCGCTTGGCGTTGCCGATGTGCTGGCCGTCGCCTGTTTTCACGCCACCCACTACCGCCCCGAAGACCCCGGCTGGGAAGGTCGCGACCGGTTCTATCTGTCCATCGGCCACTACGCCATCGCGCTTTACGCCGCGATGATCGAGGCCGGCATCCTGCCGGAGGACGAAATCGAAACCTACGGCATGGACGACAGCCGCATGCCGATGTCCGGCATGGCCTCCTACACCCCCGGTATGGAAATCACCGGCGGCAGCCTTGGTCAGGGCCTTGGCATCGCGGTCGGCGCAGCCATGGGCCTGAAACGCAAAGGCAACCCCGCCTTTGTCTACAACCTGATGTCAGACGGCGAACTGGGCGAAGGCTCAACCTGGGAGGCCGCGATGTCCGCCGCCCAACACAAGCTGAACAACCTGATCTGCCTCGTCGATTTCAACAACCAGCAGGCCGACGGCCCCAGCCGCGCCGCGCTGGCCACCACACCCGAAGCACCGAAATGGCAGGCCTTCGGCTGGCACGCGCAAGAGGTCGACGGAAACGACCTGCCCGCCCTCGTCCGGGCCTTCGACAATGCCCGCAACCATCCTGGCGACGCCCCGCGCGTGATCATCTGCAACACCCAGATGTGCAAGGGCGTCCCCTTTCTCGAGGCGCGCGACAAAACCCATTTCATCCGCGTCGACGCCGACGAATGGGCCAAGGCCCTCGCCCATCTCGACAGCGTGATCCCGGCATGA